Proteins encoded together in one Leucoraja erinacea ecotype New England chromosome 30, Leri_hhj_1, whole genome shotgun sequence window:
- the LOC129711445 gene encoding alpha-1,3-galactosyltransferase 2-like, whose product MTSMGTKCISCLKYLVMRQKCLCLLLVFTVYSLVNPVFFRFLEGLIPMEKCHLPKGFKLRPGTHADNYLDYWTRTDVQTCTQWKAPIIWDGTFNATVYDEMYKKQNIVIGLTVFAVGNYLDMFLERFLVSADEHFMPGFPVIYYVFVDDLAKLRRISARLSNRGILREVAVEKQRRWQDNSMFRMKLIKELIETRVNNEANYIFCFDVDQHFSGRFGTEALGDSVALLHSWFYRRPRFMYPYETNPLSAASLQSRGDFYYHAAVFGGTWQNVRRLTEACHRGIVEDKQRKVEARWHDESHLNKYFWLNKPTKILSPEYCWDPFIGWRTDIHIFRLQWASKQYEASRQLD is encoded by the exons ATGACGTCCATGGGGACCAAGTGCATCTCCTGCCTAAA GTACCTGGTGATGAGACAGAAATGCTTGTGTTTACTTCTCGTCTTCACTGTCTATTCACTGGTGAACCCTGTGTTCTTCAG GTTTCTGGAAGGCCTCATTCCCATGGAAAAGTGTCATTTGCCCAAAGGATTCAAGCTGAGGCCTGGGACCCATGCAGACAACTATCTGGATTATTG GACCAGGACGGATGTGCAAACCTGTACACAATGGAAAGCTCCAATCATATGGGATGGCACCTTCAACGCAACGGTGTACGATGAGATGTATAAGAAGCAGAACATTGTTATTGGTCTCACAGTCTTTGCAGTTGGCAA TTACCTAGACATGTTCCTGGAGAGATTCCTGGTGTCGGCTGATGAGCACTTCATGCCGGGGTTCCCTGTCATCTACTATGTGTTTGTGGATGACCTGGCCAAGCTGAGAAGGATCAGCGCAAGGCTGAGTAACAGAGGGATATTGCGGGAAGTGGCTGTGGAGAAGCAGAGGCGATGGCAGGATAATTCCATGTTTCGCATGAAACTGATCAAGGAGTTGATCGAGACTCGAGTGAATAACGAGGCGAATTACATCTTCTGCTTCGATGTGGACCAGCATTTCAGTGGGCGCTTTGGCACGGAGGCGCTGGGCGATTCGGTAGCGCTGCTCCACTCCTGGTTCTACAGGAGGCCCAGGTTCATGTACCCGTATGAGACTAACCCGCTGTCCGCGGCTAGCCTGCAGAGTCGCGGTGACTTCTACTACCACGCGGCTGTGTTTGGTGGTACGTGGCAGAACGTGAGGCGGTTGACCGAGGCCTGTCACAGAGGCATCGTGGAGGACAAGCAGCGCAAggtggaggcacggtggcacgaTGAGAGCCATCTCAACAAGTACTTCTGGCTTAACAAACCCACCAAGATCTTGTCTCCAGAATACTGTTGGGACCCTTTCATAGGCTGGCGTACTGACATCCACATCTTCCGGCTGCAGTGGGCCAGTAAACAATACGAGGCCAGTCGGCAACTTGACTGA